A genome region from Deltaproteobacteria bacterium includes the following:
- a CDS encoding TlpA family protein disulfide reductase yields the protein MQRNILRSIITSLFLASAVVLTACSSGAEAPKAPNFTLLNLEDKPVRLTDFSGQVVFINFFATYCPPCRVELPDFVRLQERYRDKGFVVLGISVDQDWEKVMPFFVKALKINFPVLRATPAVLKDYGDIFALPTSFLIGRDGRIIKEFKGMVTENEIEPLIIAALSKK from the coding sequence ATGCAAAGAAACATCCTTAGATCAATCATCACATCCCTTTTCCTTGCATCAGCCGTCGTGCTCACGGCCTGCTCATCCGGGGCCGAGGCCCCGAAGGCCCCTAACTTCACCCTTCTCAACCTGGAAGACAAGCCCGTCAGGCTCACGGATTTTTCCGGCCAGGTGGTCTTTATCAATTTCTTTGCTACCTACTGCCCGCCGTGCCGAGTAGAACTTCCTGACTTCGTGAGGCTCCAAGAACGCTACCGGGACAAAGGGTTCGTCGTGCTCGGGATCTCAGTGGACCAGGACTGGGAAAAGGTCATGCCCTTTTTCGTCAAGGCCCTTAAGATCAACTTCCCTGTCCTCCGTGCCACCCCGGCAGTCCTCAAGGACTACGGGGATATTTTTGCCCTTCCCACATCCTTCCTCATAGGGCGTGATGGACGGATCATCAAAGAATTCAAGGGAATGGTGACAGAAAACGAGATCGAGCCGCTCATAATCGCAGCCCTTTCGAAAAAATAG
- a CDS encoding chromate resistance protein has translation MAALAYQMPPSPSNLRVKAWRRLQALGAVPLKNSVYVLPNSGGSVEDFHWLLKEIVDGGGEGFMCEARFLAGLDDEKVVEIFNAARDADYGRIAEEAMAAVVGFFPGFRRCGGGAHGWISPFEPAQEKINDRYRNRFLQLPPRQKIRRCGARSARQGRKSVEDLRPSEGHKPWHRGFRRQDLGDLKGVYDERMACAWLVRRFVDAEAAFRFVDAGTFAKGEGEVLFDVFEGDLAHEGDMCTLEVMLGRLGMDDPGLVPIAEIIYDIDLKDSRFGREETAGVTAVIDGIVLSASDDLAWIDQASQMFDRLYAFFKAQNKLV, from the coding sequence GTGGCTGCTCTCGCATACCAGATGCCGCCCTCTCCCAGCAACCTCAGGGTGAAGGCATGGCGCAGGCTCCAGGCCCTTGGAGCCGTACCCTTAAAGAATTCGGTCTATGTCCTTCCCAATTCCGGCGGGTCCGTCGAGGACTTCCACTGGCTTCTGAAGGAGATTGTGGATGGCGGGGGAGAGGGGTTCATGTGCGAGGCGAGGTTTCTGGCCGGGCTTGATGACGAAAAGGTCGTGGAGATCTTCAACGCCGCAAGGGATGCGGACTACGGGCGGATAGCCGAAGAGGCCATGGCTGCGGTCGTAGGGTTTTTCCCTGGTTTCCGAAGGTGCGGAGGAGGGGCGCATGGATGGATCTCCCCTTTTGAACCGGCTCAGGAAAAGATTAACGACCGTTACCGGAATCGATTTCTTCAACTCCCCCCCCGGCAGAAAATCCGCAGATGCGGCGCTCGATCAGCTCGACAAGGTCGTAAATCCGTGGAAGACCTCCGCCCTTCCGAAGGCCACAAGCCCTGGCATCGGGGTTTTCGCAGGCAGGACCTGGGTGACCTGAAGGGCGTCTATGACGAAAGGATGGCTTGCGCCTGGCTCGTAAGGCGGTTCGTTGACGCGGAGGCCGCATTCCGTTTCGTGGATGCCGGGACCTTTGCAAAGGGGGAAGGGGAGGTCCTTTTCGATGTTTTCGAGGGCGATTTAGCCCACGAGGGTGATATGTGCACCTTAGAGGTCATGCTTGGAAGGCTGGGCATGGACGACCCGGGACTTGTGCCCATCGCCGAGATAATCTACGACATCGACCTCAAGGATTCCAGGTTCGGCCGGGAGGAAACGGCGGGAGTGACTGCCGTGATCGACGGTATCGTCCTTTCCGCCTCGGACGACCTTGCGTGGATCGATCAGGCATCCCAGATGTTCGACAGGCTTTACGCCTTTTTCAAGGCGCAAAATAAACTCGTATAA